In Kushneria marisflavi, the following are encoded in one genomic region:
- a CDS encoding GNAT family N-acetyltransferase, giving the protein MSSTIRFRRATSSDVAALTSLVTSAYRGESSRSGWTTEADLLDGERIAPEVLRADIERPDSHVIIAERPGDSTHELVACAHVARDEDAGYFGMFAVRPWLQGHGIGQAVLAEAERMTREELGLERLRMTVIDVRLELIAWYERRGYHRTGEYLPFPYGDERFGTPKRDDLRFVVLEKTLD; this is encoded by the coding sequence ATGAGCAGCACCATCCGTTTTCGCCGAGCCACCTCAAGCGATGTGGCAGCGCTGACGAGCCTTGTGACATCCGCCTATCGGGGCGAATCCAGCCGTAGCGGCTGGACCACCGAGGCGGACCTGCTCGATGGTGAACGTATTGCACCGGAGGTGCTGCGTGCCGACATCGAGCGTCCTGACAGCCATGTCATTATCGCCGAGCGCCCGGGGGACAGCACCCATGAGCTGGTGGCCTGCGCCCACGTGGCCCGTGACGAGGATGCCGGCTATTTCGGCATGTTTGCCGTGCGCCCCTGGCTTCAGGGCCATGGCATCGGTCAGGCGGTGCTGGCCGAGGCTGAACGGATGACGCGTGAGGAACTGGGCCTTGAACGACTGCGCATGACGGTGATCGATGTGCGCCTGGAGTTGATCGCCTGGTATGAGCGTCGGGGCTATCACCGCACCGGTGAGTATCTGCCCTTTCCCTACGGCGATGAGCGCTTTGGGACGCCAAAGCGCGATGACCTGCGCTTTGTCGTGCTTGAGAAAACGCTGGACTAA
- a CDS encoding aconitate hydratase — protein MKRTLSRKLIDDHLVSGNPQPGEEIALRIDQALLQDVLGSLVMLELEAMGVERVVTSPSVQYVDHALVQADGINAEAHLFLERACQRLGVIYSGPGNGISHPVHMEYFGRPGETLAGCDSHTTAAGALGMLAIGAGGIEIAQAMAGEPLYITMPEVMGVYLEGTLPDWVSARDVVLELLRRHGVAGAKDCILEYYGPGLAGLSAMDRHVMANMGTEMGATSSVFPSDEAVRTFLKARGREADFRALAADDGCRYDRHERIDLSMLEPLIARPSSPDNVVPVREAAGEPLYQAYIGSSGCPGYRDFAITADIVRGQMVAPGVSLDINPSSRQVLATLTREGYLGDLIQAGARLHQAGCNGCIGMGQAPAAGRNSLRTVPRNFPGRSGTREDSVFLCSAETAAASALTGVITDPRTLGRPAPRIEEPGEMVVDPRMFVTPPEVGVTRPVMLATTHTPALPEMAALSARIEAPVLLRVGDNISTDDIMPAGNRVLPLWSDVPASAAFTFEAVDSGYAERAGAGSSGHVIVAGHNYGQGSSRENAALVPRYLGLEVVIAKSFARIHWQNLVSFGVLPLTVSDDADHQRLMDSRAVTIESPGEQIERGTTVEAYLSDGTTVTLEHQLSERQRDILRAGGVINHLKMKQEETRV, from the coding sequence ATGAAACGCACATTGAGTCGCAAGCTGATCGATGATCATCTGGTCTCGGGCAATCCACAGCCGGGCGAGGAGATTGCCCTGCGCATCGACCAGGCGCTGCTACAGGACGTATTGGGCAGCCTGGTCATGCTGGAACTGGAAGCGATGGGCGTCGAGCGGGTCGTCACCTCGCCCAGCGTGCAGTATGTCGATCATGCTCTGGTACAGGCCGATGGCATCAATGCCGAGGCGCATCTGTTTCTGGAGCGCGCCTGCCAGCGGCTGGGGGTCATCTACAGCGGACCGGGCAATGGCATCAGCCACCCGGTACACATGGAGTACTTCGGCCGGCCCGGCGAGACGCTGGCCGGCTGTGACAGCCACACCACGGCCGCCGGAGCGCTGGGAATGCTGGCGATTGGCGCCGGCGGCATCGAGATTGCCCAGGCCATGGCTGGTGAGCCGCTTTACATCACCATGCCCGAGGTCATGGGTGTCTATCTGGAGGGCACGTTGCCCGACTGGGTCAGCGCCCGTGATGTGGTGCTGGAGCTGCTGCGTCGTCATGGAGTGGCCGGGGCCAAAGACTGCATCCTTGAGTACTATGGCCCGGGACTTGCCGGTCTCTCGGCAATGGATCGACATGTCATGGCCAACATGGGCACCGAGATGGGGGCTACCAGTAGCGTCTTCCCCAGTGATGAGGCGGTGCGCACCTTTTTGAAGGCGCGCGGCCGCGAAGCGGATTTCCGGGCGCTGGCCGCTGATGACGGCTGTCGGTACGACCGCCATGAGCGTATTGATCTCTCAATGCTCGAGCCGCTGATCGCCCGACCTTCAAGTCCGGATAACGTGGTGCCGGTTCGCGAGGCGGCTGGCGAGCCGCTCTATCAGGCCTATATCGGTTCATCGGGCTGTCCGGGCTATCGCGACTTTGCCATCACCGCTGACATTGTGCGCGGTCAGATGGTCGCCCCGGGGGTATCGCTGGACATCAATCCCTCGAGCCGTCAGGTGCTGGCGACCCTGACCCGTGAAGGGTATCTGGGCGATCTGATCCAGGCGGGTGCGCGTCTTCATCAGGCTGGCTGCAATGGCTGTATCGGCATGGGCCAGGCCCCGGCCGCCGGTCGCAACAGCCTGCGTACGGTGCCCCGCAATTTTCCCGGACGCTCCGGCACGCGTGAAGACAGCGTCTTTCTATGCAGCGCCGAAACGGCGGCGGCCTCGGCCTTGACCGGGGTGATCACCGATCCTCGCACGCTGGGGCGTCCGGCGCCGCGTATCGAAGAACCCGGTGAGATGGTGGTCGATCCGCGCATGTTCGTGACGCCCCCCGAGGTCGGCGTGACTCGCCCGGTCATGCTGGCGACCACCCACACGCCAGCTCTGCCAGAGATGGCGGCCCTATCCGCGCGTATTGAAGCGCCGGTGCTGTTGCGGGTTGGCGACAACATCTCCACCGACGACATCATGCCGGCCGGTAACCGCGTGTTGCCGCTGTGGAGTGACGTGCCGGCTTCGGCGGCCTTTACCTTTGAAGCCGTAGACAGTGGCTATGCCGAGCGTGCCGGTGCCGGCTCATCGGGGCATGTCATCGTGGCCGGCCACAATTACGGTCAGGGGTCGAGCCGCGAAAACGCCGCACTGGTACCGCGCTATCTTGGCCTTGAGGTGGTCATCGCCAAAAGCTTTGCGCGGATCCACTGGCAGAATCTGGTGAGTTTTGGCGTGCTGCCGCTGACAGTAAGCGATGACGCCGATCATCAGCGCCTGATGGACAGTCGCGCTGTGACGATCGAGTCACCCGGCGAACAGATCGAACGGGGCACTACCGTTGAAGCGTATTTGAGTGACGGGACGACCGTGACGCTTGAACATCAGCTCAGCGAGCGTCAGCGCGATATCCTGAGGGCAGGCGGGGTCATCAACCATCTGAAGATGAAGCAAGAAGAGACCCGGGTCTGA
- a CDS encoding sodium:solute symporter family protein, translating into MEVELAFSGWSGIFVLVLYGVLMLGVGVFAFLRNRGMRESLDEYYLGGRGLGVMVLFFTFFATQYSGNTVIGYPPTAYRMGYQYLVSVPFFIMIIMVYLFFAPRLYALGRRFSLLTPVDWIELRFRSKSVSILAAILMLYGLANYLLEQFVAIGQGVSGLTGGTIPYQVGVIFFIVIMVAYSWLGGMRSVAYTDTIQGLALLFGVFTLLIGSLYYFGGLPSAAEYMQANSPEKLNPPDGAGLTRWFSLLVLVGIGAAIYPHAVQRIFSAKSEATLKRSFIRMAYMPFLTAGVVFMVGIIGIAAFPGLSTADSEQLVGMMANALANQNAFFYWAMVLLFGGVIAAIVSTADSVLLTFSSIISNDLYGRYIKPDASEYQKVLAGKLVGLVAVVILIVIAWYPPATLYQIFVLKFEVLIQVAPALILGLYWTRLNARAVFIGMLAGAVMAGVFTFMGYRPLGVYSGLWGLLLNTSICVAGTWLAGADATSREHARKVIGFEY; encoded by the coding sequence ATGGAAGTCGAACTGGCGTTCAGTGGCTGGTCGGGCATCTTCGTGCTGGTGCTGTATGGCGTGTTGATGCTGGGGGTAGGGGTCTTTGCCTTCCTGCGTAATCGCGGCATGCGCGAAAGCCTTGATGAGTACTACCTCGGCGGGCGAGGCCTTGGGGTCATGGTGCTCTTTTTCACCTTCTTTGCGACCCAGTACAGCGGTAACACCGTCATCGGTTATCCGCCGACGGCCTACCGCATGGGCTATCAGTATCTGGTGTCGGTGCCGTTTTTCATCATGATCATCATGGTGTATCTCTTCTTCGCCCCGCGTCTGTACGCCCTGGGTCGACGATTTTCGCTGCTGACGCCGGTCGACTGGATCGAGCTGCGCTTTCGCTCCAAAAGCGTGAGCATTCTGGCGGCCATCCTGATGCTCTACGGTCTTGCCAACTATCTGCTTGAGCAGTTCGTGGCGATCGGGCAGGGGGTCTCCGGCCTGACTGGCGGGACAATTCCCTATCAGGTGGGCGTGATCTTCTTCATCGTCATCATGGTGGCCTACAGCTGGCTGGGCGGCATGCGCTCGGTAGCCTACACCGACACCATTCAGGGTCTGGCGCTGCTGTTCGGGGTGTTCACGCTGTTGATCGGTTCGCTGTATTACTTCGGCGGTCTGCCGTCTGCCGCGGAGTACATGCAGGCCAATTCGCCCGAGAAACTCAATCCGCCCGATGGTGCCGGCCTGACCCGCTGGTTCAGTCTGCTGGTGCTGGTAGGGATCGGGGCGGCGATCTATCCGCACGCCGTGCAGCGTATCTTTTCAGCGAAAAGCGAGGCCACGCTCAAGCGTTCCTTCATTCGCATGGCCTACATGCCATTTCTGACCGCCGGTGTTGTGTTCATGGTGGGTATCATCGGCATTGCCGCCTTCCCGGGGCTCTCCACGGCCGATTCCGAGCAACTGGTGGGCATGATGGCCAACGCGCTCGCCAATCAGAACGCCTTTTTCTACTGGGCCATGGTGCTGCTGTTCGGCGGGGTGATCGCGGCGATCGTCTCGACCGCGGATTCGGTACTGCTGACCTTTTCCTCGATCATTTCCAACGACCTGTACGGGCGCTATATCAAGCCTGATGCCAGCGAATATCAGAAGGTGCTGGCCGGCAAGCTGGTTGGGCTGGTGGCCGTGGTCATCCTGATCGTGATTGCCTGGTATCCGCCGGCCACGCTCTATCAAATTTTCGTGCTCAAGTTCGAAGTGCTGATTCAGGTCGCCCCGGCGCTGATTCTGGGACTGTACTGGACGCGCCTGAATGCCCGTGCCGTCTTTATCGGCATGCTGGCCGGTGCCGTGATGGCCGGTGTATTCACCTTCATGGGCTATCGGCCGCTGGGCGTTTACAGCGGGCTGTGGGGGCTTTTGCTCAATACTTCGATCTGTGTGGCCGGTACCTGGCTGGCCGGCGCTGATGCGACCAGCCGCGAACACGCGCGCAAGGTGATCGGCTTCGAGTACTGA
- a CDS encoding LysR family transcriptional regulator — protein sequence MKRPDFVTLRLFVAIADERSLTRAAEREHLALAAVSKRISDLEDQTGISLLYRRPRGIELTPAGHAFLHHARLILAGLSRLDADMSEYRVGIKGHVRLHANTSSVIEFLPDDLGDFMNRFPQIRIDMKERLSHEIVTAVRDGLADIGLYAGHVPAEGLEARLWRRDRLVLVVPQAHSLAEAPSLALEQALDNDFIGLEQDASLQALLQDGARRFDRPLRMRIQVRSFEGICRMIDRGMGIGVLPLRAVNAERHGLRLATIPLIDGWALRDLHLVVRDQEALAVPARQLMDHLLRCGERDPGDSPPATA from the coding sequence ATGAAACGTCCTGACTTTGTCACCCTTCGCCTGTTTGTGGCGATTGCCGATGAGCGCAGTCTGACGCGGGCCGCCGAGCGCGAGCATCTGGCGCTGGCGGCGGTCAGCAAACGCATCAGTGATCTGGAAGACCAGACCGGCATTTCGCTGCTCTATCGCCGCCCGCGGGGCATCGAATTGACGCCGGCCGGTCACGCCTTCCTGCACCACGCCCGACTGATTCTGGCAGGACTTTCGCGGCTTGACGCCGACATGAGCGAGTACAGGGTGGGCATCAAGGGACATGTCCGCCTGCATGCCAATACCTCATCGGTTATCGAATTTCTGCCGGATGACCTGGGCGATTTCATGAACCGCTTCCCACAGATTCGCATCGACATGAAGGAGCGTCTGAGTCACGAGATCGTGACCGCCGTACGTGACGGGCTGGCCGATATCGGCCTCTATGCCGGACACGTGCCGGCCGAGGGGCTCGAGGCACGCCTGTGGCGACGTGACCGACTGGTGCTGGTCGTGCCGCAGGCGCATTCGCTGGCCGAAGCGCCTTCTCTGGCGCTTGAACAGGCGCTGGATAACGACTTCATCGGCCTTGAGCAGGACGCCTCGCTGCAGGCGCTGTTGCAGGATGGCGCGCGTCGCTTTGATCGGCCGCTGCGCATGCGCATTCAGGTGCGCAGCTTTGAAGGTATCTGTCGCATGATCGATCGGGGCATGGGGATCGGGGTGTTGCCTCTGCGGGCGGTCAACGCCGAGCGACATGGCCTTCGGCTGGCCACGATCCCCCTGATCGATGGCTGGGCGCTGCGCGACCTGCATCTGGTCGTGCGTGACCAGGAAGCGCTGGCGGTTCCTGCCCGGCAGCTGATGGATCATCTGTTGCGCTGCGGCGAGCGAGATCCCGGCGATTCACCCCCTGCCACCGCCTGA
- a CDS encoding CaiB/BaiF CoA transferase family protein: MTASDATAGIDAPGALAGLKVLEMGQLIAGPFATKLLGEFGADVIKIEPPGTGDPLRRWRIVEEGTSLWWHVQTRNKRSLSLDLRSEEGQEIVRQLALEADIVVENFRPGTLEKWGLGWETLSAANPGLIMVRISGYGQTGPYRDRPGFGVIGEAMGGLRYLSGHPGERSVRVGVSLGDSLSALYGVIGALLALQERHKSGQGQYIDVALYESVFAMMESLIPEYDGADVIREPSGSALPGITPSNSYPCLNDEHVLIAGNGDSIYQRLMQAIERPDLAEDPALAHNDGRSRQAERIDGAIAEWTSRHERDHVLSVLESVGVPVGFPYTARDIVNDPHYQARDMIQTIITSEGRKLKVPGVMPRLSRTPGRIEGGGPRLGQHTRDVLDELGIDADTQQALFERGVLYDTQEPDAKAPTSGHRQGSK; the protein is encoded by the coding sequence ATGACTGCGTCCGACGCCACTGCCGGTATTGATGCCCCCGGGGCACTCGCCGGTTTGAAGGTTCTGGAGATGGGCCAGCTGATCGCCGGCCCCTTTGCGACCAAACTGCTGGGTGAATTCGGTGCCGATGTCATCAAGATCGAGCCGCCCGGTACCGGCGATCCGCTACGCCGCTGGCGCATTGTCGAGGAGGGAACCTCCCTGTGGTGGCACGTCCAGACCCGTAACAAACGCTCGCTGTCGCTGGATCTGCGCAGTGAAGAAGGTCAGGAAATCGTGCGCCAGCTGGCACTCGAGGCCGACATCGTGGTGGAGAACTTTCGCCCCGGCACGCTCGAGAAATGGGGGCTGGGCTGGGAAACCCTGAGCGCGGCCAATCCGGGGCTGATCATGGTACGCATCTCCGGCTACGGCCAGACCGGCCCCTATCGCGACCGCCCCGGCTTCGGCGTGATTGGCGAGGCAATGGGCGGGCTGCGCTATCTCTCCGGTCATCCCGGCGAGCGCTCGGTGCGGGTCGGCGTGAGCCTGGGAGATTCCCTTTCGGCGCTCTATGGCGTGATCGGGGCACTTTTGGCCCTGCAGGAGCGCCACAAAAGCGGTCAGGGACAATACATCGATGTGGCCCTTTATGAGTCGGTGTTTGCCATGATGGAGAGTCTGATCCCCGAGTATGACGGCGCAGACGTGATTCGTGAGCCCAGCGGTAGCGCCCTGCCCGGCATCACGCCGTCGAATTCATACCCCTGCCTGAACGATGAGCATGTGCTGATTGCCGGCAACGGCGACAGCATCTATCAGCGTCTGATGCAGGCCATCGAGCGTCCCGATCTGGCAGAAGACCCGGCACTGGCCCACAACGACGGTCGCTCGCGTCAGGCCGAACGCATTGACGGTGCCATCGCCGAATGGACCTCGCGCCATGAGCGCGACCATGTTCTGAGTGTGCTGGAGAGCGTCGGGGTGCCGGTGGGCTTTCCCTACACCGCACGCGATATCGTCAACGATCCGCACTATCAGGCCCGCGACATGATCCAGACCATCATCACTTCCGAAGGGCGCAAACTGAAGGTACCCGGCGTGATGCCCAGGCTCAGCCGCACACCGGGTCGTATTGAAGGCGGTGGCCCACGACTGGGACAGCATACCCGTGACGTGCTCGACGAGCTGGGTATCGATGCCGACACCCAACAGGCACTGTTTGAACGGGGCGTGCTGTATGACACCCAGGAACCGGATGCCAAAGCGCCGACATCAGGCCATCGACAAGGGAGCAAGTGA
- a CDS encoding hydroxymethylglutaryl-CoA lyase, which produces MNQRVTIQEVAPRDGLQIEQRFVPTSEKIALIDALSQTGVAKIETTSFTSPKAIPNLSDASEVMAGITRHEQVGYVALVPNERGAERALAAGTDELNLVMSASDSHGLANLRMTPWQSLERFPAILELARGHEVFINASISTAFGCPFDGEVPASRVLEIISQLTAMGIRGVSLCDTTGMANPAQVRALCEHVLARWPELALTLHVHNTRGMGLANALSAWQAGVTRFDAALGGLGGCPFAPGASGNVCTEDLVHMFEEMGIDTGVDLDALLAVSQTLPELVGHDVPGQVVKAGRSNRRYPLPESASAR; this is translated from the coding sequence ATGAACCAGCGAGTGACCATTCAGGAAGTCGCCCCCCGCGACGGCCTGCAGATCGAGCAGCGCTTCGTGCCCACCTCTGAAAAGATCGCCCTGATCGATGCGCTCTCTCAAACCGGCGTGGCAAAGATCGAAACCACCTCGTTCACCTCACCAAAGGCCATTCCCAATCTGTCGGATGCCTCCGAGGTCATGGCCGGTATTACCCGCCACGAGCAGGTGGGCTACGTCGCGCTGGTGCCCAACGAGCGCGGTGCCGAGCGGGCGCTGGCCGCTGGCACCGATGAGCTCAATCTGGTGATGTCGGCAAGCGACAGTCACGGCCTTGCCAATCTGCGCATGACGCCCTGGCAGTCGCTTGAGCGTTTTCCCGCGATACTCGAGCTGGCACGCGGCCATGAGGTCTTCATCAACGCCTCGATCTCGACAGCGTTTGGCTGCCCGTTTGACGGTGAGGTGCCGGCCTCCCGTGTCCTGGAGATCATCTCGCAGCTGACGGCGATGGGCATTCGCGGCGTTTCCCTTTGCGATACCACCGGCATGGCCAATCCGGCTCAGGTCCGGGCGTTGTGTGAGCACGTGCTGGCGCGCTGGCCAGAGCTTGCCCTCACGCTGCATGTGCATAATACCCGCGGCATGGGGCTAGCCAATGCCCTCTCTGCCTGGCAGGCTGGCGTGACGCGCTTTGATGCGGCACTGGGCGGGCTGGGCGGCTGCCCTTTCGCACCCGGCGCCAGCGGCAATGTCTGCACCGAGGACCTGGTGCACATGTTTGAGGAGATGGGCATTGATACCGGTGTGGATCTCGATGCCCTGCTGGCCGTGTCTCAAACGCTGCCCGAGCTGGTCGGTCATGACGTACCAGGACAGGTGGTGAAGGCCGGACGTTCGAACCGGCGCTATCCGCTACCGGAATCCGCGAGCGCCCGATAA
- a CDS encoding MFS transporter, with protein MTSRDTTSTALPTPLLLLMAMATGISVASNYYAQPLLHTIADQLNLSHSGAGIIVTTAQLGYAAGLLLLVPLGDMVERRRLVVTMMLLATVGLVISALSTNLAVLLLGTAMTGIFSVVAQVLVPFAATLAAPEQRGRAVGTVMSGLLIGILLARTFAGALSTLGNWRLVYMVAAVLMLITTGLLWRALPRLSTHAGLGYAALIHSVGRLLATHSALRLRAALGALTFMLFAAFWTPVAFLLSAPPWQFSDATIGLLGLLGAAGALVAPWAGRQVDRGRARLTTTSGLLLLLVGWLPLFWAERSMIAIVIGVLVLDIAVQLVHITNLNMVYRIDPDARNRLNAAYMVSYFLGGATGSLASAWLYGHAGWTGVTAFGVITSLLGLVIWWRGHRYESPPAT; from the coding sequence GTGACATCCCGGGATACGACATCGACGGCCCTGCCTACCCCCTTGTTGCTGCTAATGGCCATGGCCACCGGCATCTCGGTGGCCAGCAACTACTATGCCCAGCCCCTTTTACATACCATCGCCGACCAGCTGAACCTGAGCCATTCCGGCGCCGGCATCATCGTCACCACCGCACAATTGGGCTATGCCGCAGGCCTTTTGCTGCTGGTCCCACTGGGCGATATGGTCGAACGGCGCCGGCTGGTCGTGACCATGATGCTGCTGGCCACTGTCGGGCTTGTGATCAGCGCACTGTCTACCAATCTCGCCGTGCTGCTGCTGGGCACTGCCATGACCGGCATCTTTTCGGTGGTGGCCCAGGTACTGGTACCCTTTGCAGCCACGCTTGCCGCGCCCGAACAGCGCGGCCGCGCTGTCGGCACCGTCATGAGCGGGCTTTTGATCGGCATCCTGCTGGCCCGTACCTTTGCCGGAGCACTTTCAACGCTGGGTAACTGGCGGCTGGTCTATATGGTCGCCGCCGTACTGATGCTGATCACTACCGGACTGCTGTGGCGCGCCCTGCCCAGACTCAGCACCCATGCCGGACTTGGCTATGCGGCGCTGATCCACTCGGTCGGCCGGCTTCTGGCAACACACTCGGCGCTGCGCCTGCGGGCCGCACTGGGTGCGTTGACCTTTATGCTGTTTGCCGCCTTCTGGACCCCAGTGGCCTTTCTGTTATCAGCACCACCCTGGCAGTTCAGTGATGCCACCATTGGCCTTCTGGGCCTTCTGGGGGCTGCCGGGGCGCTGGTCGCCCCCTGGGCCGGACGCCAGGTCGATCGCGGTCGGGCACGCCTGACCACCACGTCAGGACTCTTGTTACTGCTGGTGGGCTGGCTACCGCTATTCTGGGCCGAGCGGTCAATGATCGCGATCGTGATCGGCGTGCTGGTGCTCGATATCGCTGTGCAGCTGGTGCATATCACCAACCTCAACATGGTCTATCGCATCGACCCCGATGCCCGTAACCGTCTCAATGCCGCTTATATGGTGAGCTACTTTCTTGGTGGTGCCACCGGCTCGCTGGCCTCGGCGTGGCTGTACGGCCATGCCGGCTGGACGGGGGTGACGGCGTTCGGCGTCATCACAAGCCTTTTGGGGCTTGTGATCTGGTGGCGAGGTCATCGATATGAAAGCCCCCCGGCAACATGA
- a CDS encoding DUF4168 domain-containing protein, which produces MKKPVSMLGAALITAGLLAAPMAMAGSQGAQQGQPQAPAQMQQPQPVEPGTLSKQYQDDELRSFLDVNRDMIPVIKSLSSQNVKDQEQAQSMMQEFQSKTEDSLKQHDLSVQQYQKIGTDASRDKALEKRLINMDPELYKQLQAMQSQAQQQPAK; this is translated from the coding sequence ATGAAAAAGCCCGTATCAATGCTCGGCGCGGCGCTCATCACGGCCGGCCTGCTGGCCGCCCCGATGGCCATGGCCGGCAGCCAGGGCGCTCAGCAGGGCCAGCCGCAGGCACCGGCGCAGATGCAACAGCCTCAGCCCGTGGAGCCTGGCACCCTGTCAAAACAGTATCAGGATGATGAGCTTCGCTCGTTTCTGGACGTCAATCGCGACATGATTCCGGTCATCAAGAGTCTGTCCAGCCAGAACGTGAAGGATCAGGAGCAGGCGCAGTCGATGATGCAGGAGTTCCAGAGCAAGACGGAAGACTCCCTCAAGCAGCATGACCTGTCCGTTCAGCAGTATCAGAAGATCGGTACCGATGCCTCGCGTGACAAGGCACTGGAAAAGCGCCTGATCAACATGGACCCCGAGCTCTACAAGCAGCTTCAGGCCATGCAGTCGCAGGCCCAGCAGCAGCCGGCGAAGTAA
- the gmhB gene encoding D-glycero-beta-D-manno-heptose 1,7-bisphosphate 7-phosphatase, producing MNAGLIILDRDGVINEDSIEFIKSPEQWLAFPQALEAIARLHQAGWTLAVATNQSGIARGYFSVETLNAMHDKMHHEVEAAGGRLTHVVYSPHGPDDDSETRKPKPGLLYQIRDLCQLECLDQAWMVGDSLRDLQAGQTAGCRTALVLTGKGEITRGELDQLERPDEVVIADSLLDFANRLLSDDPTMTPSRQ from the coding sequence ATGAATGCAGGACTGATTATCCTCGACCGGGATGGCGTGATTAACGAGGATTCCATCGAGTTCATCAAAAGCCCCGAGCAGTGGCTGGCCTTTCCGCAGGCGCTGGAAGCCATCGCCCGCCTGCATCAGGCCGGCTGGACGCTGGCCGTGGCCACCAATCAGTCCGGCATTGCCCGCGGCTATTTCAGTGTGGAAACGCTCAATGCCATGCACGACAAGATGCACCACGAAGTCGAGGCGGCAGGCGGCAGGCTCACCCATGTCGTCTATTCGCCTCACGGCCCGGACGATGACAGCGAGACCCGCAAACCCAAACCGGGGCTTTTGTACCAGATCCGCGATCTGTGTCAGCTTGAGTGTCTTGATCAGGCATGGATGGTAGGTGACAGCCTGCGTGACCTGCAGGCCGGCCAGACCGCCGGATGCAGGACAGCGCTGGTATTGACCGGCAAGGGAGAGATCACCCGGGGAGAACTTGATCAGCTCGAGCGCCCCGATGAGGTCGTGATTGCCGATTCGCTGCTCGATTTTGCCAACCGCCTGCTCTCCGATGATCCGACCATGACCCCATCGCGTCAGTAG
- a CDS encoding FAD-dependent monooxygenase, whose translation MTETSTITSDIVIVGGGIAGLAMAARLAHRTAFTITVLDSDRAPEMPDETLQLRTTSLNSAAMRLLEEAGVMAHLPSRFLTDFDRLEAGSRNAPDALSFSARDIDLARFGVFVENNRLRTALWQTLMPMAQVTLISESRLSSLQRHDDHVDGLLDDGRALNARLIIGADGARSQVRHLAGISSQQRDYAQEAMIINVRLTEAPGNTTWQIFTPSGPVALLPLHDRQASLIWYDRPGQVQKRMDMDDDALRTAILEAFPTRLGQIEAILERGRFPIRRLHAQRYAGKRVALIGDAAHVIHPMAGQGINLGLADVMALAEALEHESDPGAAQALSRYQRRQWPRNAAMLTGVEQLHHLFTLPFAPLRTLAERGLKGADRMAPVKRFMMSLATGQPLTNARGTEDHDTQP comes from the coding sequence ATGACAGAAACCAGCACGATCACATCCGACATCGTCATTGTCGGCGGCGGCATTGCAGGACTGGCCATGGCCGCCCGACTGGCGCACCGTACGGCCTTTACCATTACGGTGCTCGACAGCGACCGCGCCCCGGAAATGCCTGACGAGACGCTCCAGCTTCGCACCACCTCGCTTAACAGCGCCGCGATGCGCCTATTGGAAGAGGCCGGCGTCATGGCGCATCTGCCCTCACGCTTTCTGACCGACTTCGATCGCCTCGAAGCCGGCAGTCGCAATGCGCCGGACGCGTTAAGCTTCAGCGCCAGGGACATTGATCTGGCCCGCTTCGGCGTCTTTGTTGAAAACAATCGCCTGCGCACAGCGCTCTGGCAGACCCTGATGCCGATGGCACAGGTTACCCTGATCAGCGAGTCACGACTGTCGTCGCTTCAGCGCCATGACGATCATGTGGACGGTCTGCTTGATGATGGTCGAGCGCTGAATGCCCGCCTGATCATCGGGGCCGACGGTGCACGTTCCCAGGTGCGTCATCTGGCCGGCATCAGCAGCCAGCAGCGTGACTACGCCCAGGAAGCGATGATCATCAACGTACGCCTGACCGAGGCGCCTGGAAACACCACCTGGCAGATCTTTACGCCCAGCGGCCCGGTGGCCCTGCTGCCGCTGCATGACCGGCAGGCCTCGTTGATCTGGTACGACCGTCCGGGACAGGTCCAGAAGCGCATGGACATGGACGATGACGCACTGCGGACAGCCATTCTTGAGGCCTTCCCGACACGTCTTGGACAAATCGAGGCCATTCTCGAGCGCGGCCGCTTCCCGATTCGACGACTCCATGCTCAGCGCTATGCCGGCAAGCGCGTCGCACTGATTGGCGACGCCGCCCACGTCATTCACCCCATGGCCGGCCAGGGCATAAATCTGGGGCTGGCCGATGTCATGGCACTGGCCGAGGCTCTGGAGCATGAAAGCGATCCGGGGGCGGCTCAGGCACTGAGTCGCTATCAGCGCCGCCAGTGGCCGCGCAATGCAGCCATGCTGACCGGCGTCGAGCAGCTTCACCATCTGTTCACCCTGCCCTTTGCACCGCTGCGAACGCTGGCAGAACGTGGTCTAAAGGGCGCCGATCGGATGGCGCCGGTCAAACGCTTCATGATGTCGCTGGCCACAGGACAGCCGCTGACCAACGCCAGAGGTACCGAGGATCATGACACACAGCCATGA